Within the Salvia hispanica cultivar TCC Black 2014 chromosome 4, UniMelb_Shisp_WGS_1.0, whole genome shotgun sequence genome, the region GCATATTCAGCGGTGTGACCATTGTTCAACTGGCAAGACATGCTACCTGGTCTTACAGGTTAGCCattcatctcaattctcaactACCAAACATTAGACGTTTTGCAATATCAGTTCAATTTAAAACAtcttagttatttttattttttctgattGCTGCATTCGTTATTCTTTCCAGGAAAGAAGAGTAACAAATGACAAGTTCTCATTTCCAATATACTTGTGCTATTTGGTTTATGCTCCTCTTTACATTGCTGGACCAATCATTACCTTCAATGCATTTGCTTCACAGGTTTGTTTGTGCCATTCGCCTTAACTTAAAGAGGTTTTCGATTGCTAAAAAATAGCACTAAATTCAGTTTGTATTCTGTCTATACTCTATACCTTCATACATTATGTTCCTgttgaataattttatgtgaatCTCCATTGTGTTTTCACTTGTTGGCAATGGGGTCCATGTTACATAGTGATTTGTAATCTGTCATTAAAATGTTCCTTCATACACTTTCCCCCTTGTTAAAGTTTACCTAGAAGTGGAGGATGCTGGTACTTAACAAAAGAGTAACATAATTGGTTACAACTGTAACAATGCCAAATTCTCCTTTAACACATGATGAATACATCTACCATTTTATTGGTCCTTTCGATCTCTCCTGTATCACCTATGTTAAATCTTAATATTACCAAAATAACACATTATGTTTTATGCACAAACcatattactattatgaatATTTTCTTTAGAAGGTATTTAGAAATATCTTCTCAAATTTGTGGCAGTTGGATTCTCCCCAGAACATATACTCATCTCGAGAAGTTGCTTGGTATGGATTCCGATGGGTATTTTGTCTTTCACTAATGGAATTCATGACACAGTTCTTTTACTATAATGCCTTTGCCATTAGgtaactattttaaatttatagcTATTAATAACATTAATGTTTAAAACATCATATATTGAGAATTGCATTACTGTCTGCAGTGGTTTGTGGAAACAATTGTCTCCAATGGACATCTTTATCATTGGATATGGAGTAAGTTCTGTTCTTAATATACTTTGGTTCTCCTAAAACTGAAAGCAGTTCGTTCTACTGCTCTGAATCTTACTATCATATTAGTCTTTATAATTGTGAAATGTggaaaaaactatttttttaactaatgaaatgtgaaAACTCACTTAGCttgattttaatatgaatttaatcatGAGCGTCTCATTCTTAGTTGAGTAGCATCCAACTTAGAAGTGGGCCTGATGGGTTCATAGAACAACATCAGAAACATATTTTAAACCtttttttagtactccctcagtccctaatagatgtcacactttcttttttagtttgtcccacaaaagatatcaaatttcctttttttggaaaaagtttctgtctcacattattataaatatacattttctctctccacttaacaaacaaaacaacatctcctaaaatcttgtgccatTACCCAAGCgtgtcatctattatgggacggagggagtacaaatcAAGATATTTCTTAGCACATACATACATAACTAGATGAACTCCATCATGGAATGAGTAGTCCGTATTGGTGTGTATTTATCATCAGTTCATGATTGTAGATTTGTAGTATTAACAGTGGTTTCCTGCAATTCCTCCATTTGGATTAAAACATGTGATATCATCCCTTTAAAGAAagctaaatattactacttcctccgtccaacAAAATAGACTATACTAAGTTGTGAGTTTTGTGACCGAGGttctaataaatttttggtAGATTTTATTGTGACTGGAGAAGGGGGCCCactttcaaaaaaaaagaaaagaaaagggggCCCACTTTATTTAATAGAATGTGTTGTGAGTGGAGAAATGGTTGGCCATGTCATATGTGTGTTAGAGTTAAAAGTCATTGGAAAAAGTGGGGTTAAAAGAGAGGAAATTGTGTCCAAAAATGTCAAAGATTAAATGTGCACTAATTTGTGGCACACCCCATAAAAGCAAAGTGTGCACTAtttagtgggacggagggggaCTATACTAGGATTTTTCGTTTACATCGAATTATAATATCCAATAAGTACTTTCTTGCATGTCAGAGCTTAATGTCGTATCAGCACTGTACATTGATCCAAACAGGTTCTAAACTTCATGTGGCTAAAATTTTTCCTGATCTGGCGCTACTTCCGGTTCTGGTCACTGGTAGGCcttcttgaaaaatatttgtttcttattaATGCTGATTCCTGTGTTTTGACACATTTGGCATATGGAATGCTAACGACCAATGTATCGATGTAGATTAATGGCATTGTACCTCCAGAGAATATGCCGAGGTGCATAAACAATTGCCACAATTTGGAAAGTTTTTGGAAAAACTGGCATGCTTCATTCAACAAGTGGCTTGTCAGGTACACTTTTTTTGACACCTTGTATCCCAgttatttttgcaatttattattctgcCATGTGACATTGTgcaatcatatttttattaggtATGTTTATATACCTCTTGGGGGTTCCCAGAAGAAGCTGTTGAATGTTTGGGTTGTCTTCACCTTTGTAGCTGTGTGGCATGATTTAGAGTGGTACATTAGCCTATCAAAATTTTTCCAGAAGCGTAATATTGTGCTCTACTGTCACAGCCCAGTTATTATCACGAATTTTTTCCCTTGATTTCAGGAAGCTTCTTTCTTGGGCGTGGTTGACGTGTGTATTTTTTATACCAGAAATGCTGATAAAATCAGCAGCTAGCGCCTTTCAGGTATCTGTATATT harbors:
- the LOC125222971 gene encoding membrane-bound O-acyltransferase gup1 isoform X2 gives rise to the protein MEKFQAELTNSHRILFIFGIASANFFLVKILGRTKYFLYGLWVFNLSFLVCNRIYEGYQFSSFGEHWAYLDDFRGTFRWHICFNFVVLRMISFGHDYHWTDQYTSVDDKKHIQRCDHCSTGKTCYLVLQERRVTNDKFSFPIYLCYLVYAPLYIAGPIITFNAFASQLDSPQNIYSSREVAWYGFRWVFCLSLMEFMTQFFYYNAFAISGLWKQLSPMDIFIIGYGVLNFMWLKFFLIWRYFRFWSLINGIVPPENMPRCINNCHNLESFWKNWHASFNKWLVRYVYIPLGGSQKKLLNVWVVFTFVAVWHDLEWKLLSWAWLTCVFFIPEMLIKSAASAFQAEGAFGEFIFRELRAVAGAVTITCLMVANLVGFVIGPSGINWLVSGFLQEGGLLTLGGLLVSFYVGTKLMFHIADAKQRKDKSR
- the LOC125222971 gene encoding membrane-bound O-acyltransferase gup1 isoform X3, whose protein sequence is MEKFQAELTNSHRYLLMQILGRTKYFLYGLWVFNLSFLVCNRIYEGYQFSSFGEHWAYLDDFRGTFRWHICFNFVVLRMISFGHDYHWTDQYTSVDDKKHIQRCDHCSTGKTCYLVLQERRVTNDKFSFPIYLCYLVYAPLYIAGPIITFNAFASQLDSPQNIYSSREVAWYGFRWVFCLSLMEFMTQFFYYNAFAISGLWKQLSPMDIFIIGYGVLNFMWLKFFLIWRYFRFWSLINGIVPPENMPRCINNCHNLESFWKNWHASFNKWLVRYVYIPLGGSQKKLLNVWVVFTFVAVWHDLEWKLLSWAWLTCVFFIPEMLIKSAASAFQAEGAFGEFIFRELRAVAGAVTITCLMVANLVGFVIGPSGINWLVSGFLQEGGLLTLGGLLVSFYVGTKLMFHIADAKQRKDKSR
- the LOC125222971 gene encoding membrane-bound O-acyltransferase gup1 isoform X4; its protein translation is MQILGRTKYFLYGLWVFNLSFLVCNRIYEGYQFSSFGEHWAYLDDFRGTFRWHICFNFVVLRMISFGHDYHWTDQYTSVDDKKHIQRCDHCSTGKTCYLVLQERRVTNDKFSFPIYLCYLVYAPLYIAGPIITFNAFASQLDSPQNIYSSREVAWYGFRWVFCLSLMEFMTQFFYYNAFAISGLWKQLSPMDIFIIGYGVLNFMWLKFFLIWRYFRFWSLINGIVPPENMPRCINNCHNLESFWKNWHASFNKWLVRYVYIPLGGSQKKLLNVWVVFTFVAVWHDLEWKLLSWAWLTCVFFIPEMLIKSAASAFQAEGAFGEFIFRELRAVAGAVTITCLMVANLVGFVIGPSGINWLVSGFLQEGGLLTLGGLLVSFYVGTKLMFHIADAKQRKDKSR